Proteins from a single region of Bacillus sp. (in: firmicutes):
- the tatA gene encoding twin-arginine translocase TatA/TatE family subunit: MLTNIGIPGLILILLLALIVFGPKKLPEIGRATGQTIRELKKSTKELTSDVVEEFAEVKEEVKSLKK, encoded by the coding sequence ATGTTAACAAACATCGGAATTCCGGGCTTAATTCTTATTTTGCTCTTAGCATTGATTGTTTTTGGGCCTAAAAAATTGCCAGAAATAGGAAGAGCTACTGGTCAAACGATTCGCGAATTAAAAAAATCAACAAAAGAATTAACAAGTGATGTTGTTGAAGAATTTGCTGAAGTGAAGGAAGAAGTTAAATCACTTAAAAAATAA
- a CDS encoding EAL domain-containing protein, which translates to MSVTHIGKNDNIKLLHQLDGQIYHVFQPIYHLKTNQCYGYEALLRSKNYDTFTLLKIAEEKQKKFDLDFLSIKKSIYAFSQSLKGNGCPLFINIFPSTLIYLASPFLLDFIKVNPVTAHNRIIIAIKGLETIGDFAIFKETIQSLKKAGYRIALNDVANGALTLTTNSITKPDIIKLDKGLSHNLSQSKEKQDCIKRLIHFCGNDIRLMLGGIETFEDLETAKSLGISYGQGAILGEPMPLYHSSL; encoded by the coding sequence ATGTCTGTTACCCATATAGGGAAAAATGATAACATTAAGTTGCTGCATCAACTAGACGGACAAATCTATCATGTGTTTCAGCCCATTTATCATTTAAAAACAAATCAATGTTACGGCTACGAAGCGTTATTGCGTTCAAAAAATTATGATACTTTTACATTATTGAAAATAGCAGAGGAAAAACAGAAAAAGTTCGATTTAGATTTTTTATCAATTAAAAAGTCTATTTATGCTTTTTCACAATCATTAAAAGGAAATGGTTGCCCGTTGTTCATAAACATATTTCCGTCCACACTTATTTACCTAGCTTCCCCATTCCTATTAGACTTTATTAAGGTTAATCCTGTTACTGCTCATAATCGGATTATTATTGCAATTAAGGGGTTGGAGACTATTGGGGATTTTGCTATTTTTAAAGAAACTATTCAATCTTTGAAAAAAGCAGGCTACCGAATAGCCTTAAACGATGTTGCTAATGGAGCTTTAACATTAACAACGAATTCAATCACCAAACCTGATATTATAAAGCTAGATAAAGGGTTGTCTCATAATTTATCACAATCAAAAGAGAAACAAGATTGTATTAAAAGACTCATTCATTTTTGTGGAAATGATATTCGACTAATGTTGGGAGGAATTGAAACATTTGAGGATTTAGAAACAGCCAAGTCATTAGGAATATCTTATGGTCAAGGTGCCATTTTAGGCGAACCTATGCCACTTTATCATAGTTCATTATAA
- the tatC gene encoding twin-arginine translocase subunit TatC — MNLVGHLEELRKRIIITGVAFIIFFIVAFIYIKDIYNFFVMDLDFKLTVLSPTEIVWVYFQLAGVVAIALTIPVLAWQLWLFIKPALEPIERRVTLSYVPALFILFIVGLSFGYFLIFPFVFKFLLSLAGDDIQNMFTIEKYFSFLFKITLPFAFLFELPVIVMFLTSLGIINPQILSKIRKYAYFVLAIVAAVVTPPDFLSQTLVFIPLCILYEISIQLSKVVYRKKLKKDQMVAKEFGMADAEEQGTEEEKEKIING, encoded by the coding sequence ATGAATCTCGTTGGTCATTTAGAAGAACTACGAAAACGCATTATTATCACAGGTGTAGCTTTTATCATCTTCTTTATCGTAGCTTTTATTTATATTAAAGATATATATAACTTTTTTGTGATGGATTTAGATTTTAAGCTTACCGTATTAAGCCCAACAGAAATTGTGTGGGTGTATTTTCAGCTTGCAGGTGTTGTAGCGATTGCTTTAACAATTCCAGTGTTGGCTTGGCAGCTTTGGTTATTTATTAAGCCAGCGTTAGAGCCTATCGAAAGAAGGGTTACGCTCTCATATGTTCCAGCTTTATTTATTTTGTTTATTGTTGGTCTTTCTTTTGGGTATTTCCTTATTTTTCCATTCGTTTTTAAATTTTTGCTAAGTCTTGCTGGTGACGATATTCAAAATATGTTTACGATTGAGAAATACTTTAGTTTTTTATTTAAGATTACGCTGCCATTTGCATTTCTTTTTGAATTGCCAGTAATCGTCATGTTTTTAACAAGTCTTGGCATTATTAATCCACAAATATTATCTAAAATTAGGAAATATGCCTATTTTGTACTGGCTATCGTGGCTGCCGTAGTCACACCACCTGACTTTTTATCACAAACTTTAGTATTCATTCCGCTATGTATTTTATATGAAATAAGCATCCAATTGTCAAAAGTCGTCTATCGGAAAAAGCTTAAAAAAGATCAAATGGTAGCTAAAGAATTTGGAATGGCAGATGCCGAAGAACAAGGTACAGAGGAAGAGAAAGAAAAGATAATAAATGGGTAA
- the ilvA gene encoding threonine ammonia-lyase IlvA: protein MEGTKVMKRIQMEDIIIANHALKDIVTHTPLQRNDILSERYQCNVYLKREDLQVVRSFKIRGAYNKIQSLTEEERKKGVVCASAGNHAQGVAYSCNALKINGKIFMPSTTPRQKINSVKRFGGEFVEIVLIGDTFDDSSAKAMECCKEEGKVFIHPFDDPHVIAGQGTLAMEFMNEIGENVDYVFAAIGGGGLVSGVGTYVKGISPKTNIIGVEPEGAPSMKIALDQNEIVTLDKIDSFVDGAAVKKVGEMDFDICRELLSGITVVPEGKVCSTILELYNENAIVVEPAGALSIAALDFNKDKIKGKTVVCIVSGGNNDISRMQEMKEKSLIYEGLMHYFLVNFPQRAGALREFLDEVLGPDDDITRFEYTKKNNKDNGPALVGLELKNRVDYEPLINRMEKKGFKYKELNKDMDLFNLLI from the coding sequence ATGGAAGGTACAAAAGTTATGAAAAGAATTCAAATGGAAGATATCATTATTGCAAACCATGCATTAAAGGATATTGTGACACATACACCATTGCAGAGAAATGATATCTTATCTGAACGGTATCAATGTAATGTCTATTTAAAAAGAGAAGACTTACAAGTCGTGCGCTCCTTTAAAATTCGTGGCGCCTATAATAAAATCCAAAGCTTAACGGAAGAAGAACGGAAAAAAGGTGTTGTCTGTGCTAGTGCTGGCAACCATGCTCAAGGTGTAGCCTATTCTTGCAACGCTTTGAAAATTAACGGGAAAATTTTCATGCCGTCAACGACACCGCGTCAAAAGATTAATTCAGTTAAACGATTTGGCGGCGAGTTCGTTGAAATCGTCCTAATTGGTGACACTTTTGATGATTCTTCGGCAAAAGCGATGGAATGCTGCAAGGAGGAAGGAAAAGTCTTTATCCACCCATTTGATGATCCACATGTCATTGCTGGCCAAGGGACACTGGCGATGGAGTTTATGAATGAAATTGGGGAAAATGTCGATTATGTCTTTGCTGCGATTGGCGGCGGTGGCTTGGTTTCTGGTGTAGGTACGTATGTAAAAGGCATTTCACCAAAAACAAACATCATCGGAGTTGAACCAGAAGGGGCGCCATCAATGAAAATCGCCTTAGACCAAAATGAAATTGTAACGCTTGACAAAATTGATAGTTTTGTCGACGGTGCTGCTGTAAAAAAAGTAGGAGAGATGGACTTTGATATTTGTAGAGAGCTTTTATCAGGCATAACAGTTGTGCCTGAAGGTAAGGTTTGCTCAACAATCCTAGAACTTTATAATGAAAATGCCATTGTAGTAGAGCCTGCAGGAGCTTTGTCAATTGCTGCTCTTGACTTTAACAAAGACAAAATTAAAGGAAAAACGGTCGTTTGCATCGTCAGCGGCGGGAATAACGATATTAGTAGAATGCAGGAGATGAAAGAAAAATCGCTTATTTATGAAGGATTAATGCATTATTTTCTAGTTAATTTCCCGCAACGGGCTGGTGCTTTACGTGAATTCCTCGATGAAGTACTAGGTCCAGATGATGATATCACTCGTTTTGAATATACGAAGAAAAACAATAAAGATAACGGACCAGCACTCGTTGGACTTGAGCTTAAAAATAGAGTAGACTATGAGCCGCTGATTAATCGGATGGAGAAAAAGGGATTTAAATATAAAGAGCTTAATAAAGATATGGATTTATTTAATTTATTAATATAG
- the tatA gene encoding twin-arginine translocase TatA/TatE family subunit, with the protein MFSNIGFPGLILILVIALIVFGPSKLPEIGRAVGSSLKEFKKATKELTKDDDEPKKIEDEKKESL; encoded by the coding sequence ATGTTTTCAAATATTGGCTTCCCAGGATTAATATTAATTCTCGTGATTGCACTTATCGTTTTTGGACCTTCTAAATTACCAGAAATCGGGAGAGCGGTTGGTAGTTCATTGAAAGAGTTTAAAAAGGCAACGAAAGAATTAACAAAAGATGATGATGAACCGAAGAAAATCGAAGACGAGAAGAAAGAATCTTTATAA
- a CDS encoding dihydrofolate reductase gives MISIVVAMDKNRVIGKDNQLPWHLPADLAFFKKVTMGKAIVMGRKTYESIGRPLPGRKNIILTKNKNYVVDGCNVIHSIDDIFTLEKTEAEEICVIGGAEIFNEVLTSVDRLYITLIDDEFSGDTYFPALNESDWELVSKEKGPKDEKNRYDYYFTIYTRRLS, from the coding sequence ATGATTTCAATTGTAGTTGCAATGGACAAAAACCGAGTGATTGGTAAAGATAATCAGCTTCCATGGCATTTGCCTGCTGATTTAGCTTTTTTTAAAAAGGTCACGATGGGCAAAGCAATTGTCATGGGAAGAAAAACATATGAATCAATTGGCCGACCTTTACCTGGTAGAAAGAATATTATTTTGACAAAAAACAAAAATTACGTGGTAGATGGTTGTAACGTCATTCATAGTATTGATGATATTTTTACTTTGGAAAAAACAGAAGCGGAAGAAATATGTGTGATTGGCGGCGCAGAAATTTTTAACGAAGTGTTGACTTCTGTTGATCGGCTATATATAACGTTGATTGACGATGAGTTTTCAGGAGATACCTATTTTCCTGCGCTGAATGAATCAGATTGGGAGCTTGTCTCGAAGGAAAAAGGGCCTAAAGATGAGAAAAACCGATATGATTATTATTTCACTATTTACACTAGAAGATTGTCATAA
- a CDS encoding molybdenum cofactor guanylyltransferase: protein MGTNKALLPIEGKANIQLIKEQLTPYFSQIMIATNDFEAYAFLGLPMIKDEYEGLGPMAGIHAGLKNSKTETNFFVACDMPFASGELVKHLVDLSEEYEAVVPRINGKLHPLFSVFKKTILPKIEQCLLGENLRMSDLLSTLEVRYVNEIELANVISGNIEKIFYNMNSPLDYQKVIRQNL, encoded by the coding sequence ATGGGGACAAATAAGGCACTTTTACCAATCGAAGGAAAGGCTAATATTCAATTGATTAAAGAGCAATTAACACCTTATTTTTCTCAAATTATGATAGCGACTAATGATTTTGAAGCATATGCATTTTTAGGACTGCCAATGATTAAAGATGAATACGAAGGACTTGGCCCTATGGCGGGCATTCATGCTGGTCTGAAGAATAGTAAAACGGAAACGAATTTCTTCGTGGCCTGTGATATGCCTTTTGCCTCTGGTGAATTAGTGAAACATCTAGTTGATTTAAGTGAGGAGTATGAAGCAGTTGTTCCAAGAATAAACGGAAAATTGCATCCGCTCTTTTCAGTTTTCAAAAAAACAATTTTACCTAAGATAGAACAATGTTTGCTTGGAGAAAACTTAAGGATGAGTGATTTGCTTTCAACTCTTGAGGTTCGGTATGTAAATGAAATTGAATTAGCAAATGTGATTAGCGGTAATATCGAAAAAATATTTTATAATATGAACTCGCCTTTAGATTATCAAAAAGTAATAAGACAAAATCTGTAG
- a CDS encoding nitroreductase family protein, whose product MDYSQFKEILLSRRSVRKYEEKEVTTEDILELIDCARFAPSDTNSQTWEFIVINNKEKIKEIEQMTWDALHEKAKEAEQRGFDRPAKMLVKSFGPYATAFSDAPVLIICLATPYESKFREKVFNPINLVPDEVWREEGIKSSCLAVQNLMLAAHAKGLGTCPMTGPVLLAEERLREYLQIDATKTINMVVALGFPKETPKRLARKEIAEIVQIIE is encoded by the coding sequence ATGGATTATAGTCAGTTTAAAGAAATTTTATTAAGTAGAAGAAGTGTTCGAAAATATGAAGAGAAAGAAGTAACAACTGAAGATATTCTTGAGTTAATTGATTGCGCGAGATTCGCTCCAAGTGATACAAATTCACAAACCTGGGAGTTCATCGTCATCAATAACAAGGAAAAAATCAAGGAAATCGAACAGATGACATGGGATGCCTTGCATGAAAAAGCAAAAGAAGCAGAACAACGCGGCTTTGATAGACCAGCGAAAATGCTCGTTAAATCATTTGGCCCATATGCAACTGCTTTTTCGGATGCCCCAGTGTTAATTATTTGTCTAGCAACTCCATACGAATCAAAATTTAGGGAAAAGGTTTTTAATCCAATTAATCTTGTACCAGATGAAGTATGGCGTGAAGAAGGCATTAAAAGCAGCTGCTTAGCTGTGCAAAATTTAATGTTAGCTGCTCATGCAAAAGGATTAGGGACATGCCCGATGACTGGTCCTGTCTTGCTCGCAGAAGAAAGATTACGCGAATATTTACAAATCGATGCCACTAAAACAATCAATATGGTTGTCGCTTTAGGATTCCCGAAGGAAACACCAAAACGATTAGCCCGCAAAGAAATTGCTGAGATTGTTCAGATTATCGAATAA
- a CDS encoding DUF4931 domain-containing protein, whose protein sequence is MHNHLIFNSSIGSQKPNSLLNANTSCPFCNREALTDLLDIDGSIIWLKNKYPTLENTFQTVIIETDECQAELSEYSKDHLYKVISFGLKHWKEMIKSKKYKSVLFFKNHGPLSGGSLRHPHMQIVGLEKIDYLEALRENHFVGTPIEIKHGVEFNISRYPRMGFFEFNIMMEDEQRLQIFAENIQIATHYILNHFHKNCNSYNLFFYEFAGKTVVKVVPRFPTSPLFVGYAIPQVSNHIDSVVDKIKELYYK, encoded by the coding sequence ATGCATAATCATTTAATATTTAATTCCTCCATCGGGTCGCAAAAACCTAACAGCTTACTAAATGCAAATACATCATGCCCTTTTTGTAATCGTGAAGCACTTACGGACCTATTAGATATAGATGGTTCAATCATTTGGCTAAAAAATAAATATCCAACTTTAGAAAACACTTTTCAAACGGTAATCATCGAAACTGATGAATGCCAGGCAGAGCTTTCAGAATATAGTAAAGACCATCTATATAAAGTTATTTCCTTTGGATTAAAACATTGGAAAGAAATGATTAAAAGTAAGAAATATAAGTCTGTTTTATTTTTTAAAAACCATGGACCATTATCAGGGGGATCTTTGCGCCATCCCCATATGCAAATCGTTGGTCTTGAAAAAATTGACTATCTAGAAGCTTTACGGGAAAACCATTTTGTCGGTACGCCGATTGAAATTAAACATGGCGTTGAGTTCAACATTTCACGGTACCCAAGAATGGGCTTTTTTGAATTTAATATTATGATGGAAGACGAACAGAGGTTACAGATTTTCGCAGAAAATATTCAAATCGCTACTCACTATATTTTGAACCATTTTCACAAAAACTGTAATAGCTATAACTTATTTTTTTATGAATTTGCTGGGAAAACAGTCGTAAAAGTAGTCCCGCGCTTTCCAACATCACCGCTTTTTGTTGGTTACGCAATTCCACAGGTTTCCAACCATATTGATTCAGTCGTGGATAAAATAAAAGAGCTTTATTATAAATAG
- a CDS encoding DedA family protein, whose product MEGHFIYLLEHYGYFGITFVLILGIVGLPIPDEVLLTFIGYNVFQGKLSYVSSLGSAFIGAIIGISISYFLGIKLGVPFLHKFGPRLHITEKRIETTHRLFEKFGPYLLFFGYFIPGVRHITAYLAGINAMSYKKFALFAYTGAVFWGFVFITLGRILGGNWHRVEFTISQYRVYIILLLFIVIIIAIYLYWRKGKTTNI is encoded by the coding sequence ATGGAAGGTCATTTTATATATTTGTTAGAGCATTATGGGTATTTCGGAATTACGTTTGTCCTCATTTTAGGCATTGTTGGCCTACCGATTCCAGACGAAGTTCTCCTTACTTTCATAGGGTATAACGTGTTTCAAGGAAAATTGTCTTATGTTTCATCTTTGGGAAGCGCGTTTATTGGGGCTATTATCGGAATATCGATTAGTTATTTTTTAGGAATTAAATTAGGCGTTCCATTTTTACATAAATTTGGTCCAAGACTCCATATAACGGAAAAACGAATTGAAACAACACATCGGCTCTTTGAAAAGTTTGGTCCTTATTTATTGTTTTTCGGTTATTTTATTCCAGGTGTCCGCCATATAACGGCCTACCTTGCAGGTATTAATGCGATGTCATATAAAAAGTTTGCTCTATTTGCCTATACTGGTGCGGTATTTTGGGGGTTTGTTTTTATAACGTTAGGGCGTATATTAGGAGGGAATTGGCATAGGGTTGAATTTACAATAAGCCAGTACCGGGTTTACATTATTCTATTACTTTTTATTGTAATAATTATCGCTATTTATCTATATTGGAGAAAAGGAAAAACAACTAATATATAG
- a CDS encoding thymidylate synthase, with protein MKHPEYEYLQMCQHILNNGIKKEDRTGTGTVSVFGYQMRFDLSQGFPLLTTKRIPFRLIASELLWFIKGDTNIRYLLQHNNHIWNEWAFKNWVESDEYHGPDMTDFGHRSLHDEQFNQLYQSEMDKFITLILSDEEFAEKYGELGPVYGKQWREWESARGETIDQLKNVVEEIKRNPDSRRLLIVAYNPGEVSSMALPPCHSLFQFYVADGKLSCQLYQRSGDVFLGVPFNIASYSLLTHLIAQECGLKVGDFVHTFGDAHIYVNHIEQIQTQLSREVRPLPMLKLNPDINSVFDFEVEDLELLGYDPHPMIKAPVAV; from the coding sequence TTGAAACATCCAGAATATGAATACTTACAAATGTGCCAACACATTTTAAATAATGGTATAAAAAAGGAAGATCGCACGGGCACGGGCACTGTTTCTGTGTTCGGTTATCAAATGCGATTTGATTTAAGCCAAGGTTTTCCTCTACTTACAACAAAGAGAATTCCCTTTCGCCTCATCGCTAGTGAACTGTTATGGTTTATTAAAGGTGATACGAATATTCGCTACCTTCTTCAGCATAACAATCATATTTGGAATGAATGGGCTTTTAAAAATTGGGTCGAAAGTGATGAATACCACGGCCCAGACATGACCGATTTCGGGCATCGTAGCTTACATGATGAACAATTTAATCAGCTTTATCAAAGTGAAATGGATAAATTTATTACTCTCATTCTATCTGATGAAGAATTTGCTGAAAAATATGGGGAGCTTGGACCTGTCTATGGCAAGCAATGGCGCGAGTGGGAGAGTGCTCGAGGAGAGACGATTGATCAGTTGAAAAATGTTGTCGAAGAGATTAAGCGAAATCCTGATAGCCGTAGGCTTCTAATTGTTGCTTATAATCCTGGAGAGGTTTCTAGTATGGCGCTGCCACCTTGTCATAGCTTATTTCAATTTTACGTAGCAGATGGAAAGCTAAGCTGTCAGCTTTATCAACGGTCAGGCGATGTGTTTTTAGGTGTTCCTTTTAACATTGCCAGCTATTCCTTATTAACTCATTTGATTGCCCAAGAATGCGGTTTAAAGGTTGGCGATTTTGTCCATACATTTGGTGATGCCCATATTTATGTGAATCATATCGAACAAATTCAAACACAGCTAAGCCGTGAGGTGCGGCCACTACCTATGTTGAAATTAAATCCTGATATAAATTCAGTTTTTGATTTTGAAGTAGAGGATCTTGAGCTACTAGGATATGATCCGCATCCAATGATAAAAGCACCAGTTGCCGTATAA
- a CDS encoding universal stress protein, whose translation MKHPIIVPIDGSEHSLRALKFAVEIANCWNEQIILVNVQPRFDEPWDSMKTDEEIQEIHHQTGEKLLEKAKEYLDELGFHYTAKVRLGLPTIEICAEAEETSARCIIMGSRGMGPDVSKALGSVGYGVIHLTPCPLTLVPAQLER comes from the coding sequence ATGAAACATCCGATAATTGTACCGATTGATGGATCGGAGCATTCTTTAAGGGCCCTAAAATTTGCCGTGGAAATAGCAAATTGCTGGAATGAACAAATCATACTTGTCAATGTCCAACCTAGATTTGATGAACCTTGGGATTCAATGAAGACTGATGAAGAAATACAGGAAATTCATCATCAAACAGGTGAAAAACTACTAGAAAAAGCGAAAGAATATTTAGATGAGCTTGGCTTTCATTATACGGCGAAGGTGCGTTTAGGGTTACCAACTATTGAAATATGTGCGGAAGCAGAGGAAACGAGTGCTAGATGCATTATTATGGGGTCTAGAGGAATGGGACCAGATGTGAGCAAGGCGCTTGGAAGTGTTGGCTACGGCGTCATTCATTTAACACCTTGTCCGTTGACATTGGTGCCAGCCCAGCTAGAACGTTGA
- a CDS encoding stage VI sporulation protein F: MQNRNKNNNNMFGNIEKKTGVNMNEILRLANSLSNANFKDEKTVRGVIQQVAQLAGRRVPKEKEDMLVQAILNNNIPMDLNSLSKMIK; encoded by the coding sequence ATGCAAAACAGAAACAAGAACAACAATAATATGTTTGGAAATATTGAAAAGAAAACAGGCGTCAATATGAACGAAATACTAAGGCTAGCAAACTCATTATCAAACGCAAACTTCAAAGATGAGAAAACAGTCAGAGGGGTGATCCAGCAAGTAGCCCAATTAGCCGGCAGGCGTGTTCCTAAAGAAAAGGAGGATATGCTTGTCCAAGCTATTTTGAATAACAATATACCGATGGATTTAAACTCTTTATCAAAAATGATTAAATAG
- a CDS encoding hemolysin III family protein — translation MNTTHTFSKIEEIANSITHGIGALLSIAALVLLVVFSSTQGTILHVISFSIFGGTMLFLYVSSTLLHSFPAGKTKDVFEIMDHSSIYLFIAGTYTPFLFIVIKGWVGWTLFGIIWGLALLGVVFKIFYCKKFLYVSTALYVVMGWLIVFAWKPLVTGLPTGGMVLLITGGVLYTLGTIFYVWRGFTFHHMVWHLFVLFGTVAHFFAVFLYVLPIHA, via the coding sequence ATGAACACAACCCATACATTTTCTAAAATTGAAGAAATCGCGAACTCAATCACTCACGGCATTGGAGCTTTATTAAGCATAGCAGCACTTGTTTTACTTGTCGTCTTCTCCTCCACCCAAGGTACAATCCTTCATGTCATTAGCTTTTCTATTTTTGGTGGGACAATGTTATTTTTATATGTTTCCTCAACATTACTCCATAGTTTTCCAGCAGGGAAAACAAAAGATGTTTTTGAAATCATGGATCATTCCTCAATTTACTTATTTATTGCTGGAACCTATACTCCTTTTTTATTTATTGTCATAAAAGGCTGGGTTGGTTGGACTTTATTCGGCATTATTTGGGGATTGGCTTTATTAGGGGTCGTTTTTAAAATCTTCTATTGTAAAAAATTTTTATACGTATCAACCGCTCTTTATGTAGTAATGGGATGGTTAATCGTCTTTGCTTGGAAGCCTCTTGTCACCGGTCTTCCGACAGGTGGGATGGTGTTATTAATAACTGGTGGTGTATTGTACACACTTGGTACAATTTTTTATGTTTGGCGGGGCTTTACGTTTCACCATATGGTATGGCATTTATTTGTCCTGTTCGGCACAGTTGCCCACTTTTTTGCCGTCTTTTTATATGTCCTACCAATTCATGCATAA
- a CDS encoding globin: MKFETPYELLGGEETIQKLVIAFYPKVYANPILSPLFEGDMQEIMRKQKMFLTQFLGGPTLYSDEFGPPAMRARHLPFEITPTRRKAWLACMKEAMDDIGLEGPMRHAFYERLEQVAEIMVNTPDH; the protein is encoded by the coding sequence ATGAAATTTGAAACTCCATATGAACTCTTAGGCGGGGAGGAAACCATTCAAAAACTTGTGATTGCTTTTTATCCAAAAGTTTACGCAAACCCGATTCTAAGCCCATTGTTCGAAGGCGATATGCAAGAAATTATGAGAAAACAAAAAATGTTTTTAACACAATTTTTAGGTGGACCAACATTATATAGTGACGAATTTGGCCCACCAGCAATGAGGGCTAGACATCTTCCTTTTGAAATTACACCTACGCGAAGAAAAGCTTGGTTGGCTTGTATGAAAGAAGCGATGGATGACATTGGACTAGAGGGGCCGATGCGACATGCGTTCTACGAGCGGCTTGAGCAAGTGGCTGAAATTATGGTAAACACGCCTGATCATTGA
- a CDS encoding manganese-dependent inorganic pyrophosphatase, which produces MEKILILGHKNPDTDSICSAIAYNDLKTKLGFNTEAIRLGQINGETKYALDYFGIKEPRLVEAVAAEVNTVILVDHNERQQSADDITEVRIAEVIDHHRVANFETKDPLYFRVEPVGCTATILNKMYKENGVAIEKEIAGLMLSAIISDSLLFKSPTCTQEDIDAAKELAAIAGVNAEEYGLAMLKAGADLSDKTAKELITLDSKEFPMGCAKVQVAQVNAIDPMDILVRQQELEEAMTAYINEKSLDLFVLVVTDILKSDSIALALGEATENVEQAFNVKLNNNLATLKGVVSRKKQIIPNLTESFTSKQTI; this is translated from the coding sequence ATGGAAAAAATACTGATTCTCGGTCATAAAAACCCAGATACAGATTCAATCTGTTCTGCTATTGCGTATAATGACTTGAAAACAAAATTAGGCTTTAATACGGAAGCCATTCGTTTAGGACAAATCAATGGTGAAACGAAATATGCCCTTGATTATTTTGGAATAAAGGAACCTCGATTGGTAGAGGCAGTAGCGGCTGAAGTAAATACTGTTATTTTAGTGGACCATAATGAGCGTCAGCAAAGTGCAGATGACATTACCGAAGTACGTATTGCTGAAGTTATTGATCATCACCGTGTAGCCAACTTTGAAACAAAGGACCCTCTATATTTCCGTGTCGAGCCAGTTGGCTGTACAGCGACTATTTTAAATAAAATGTATAAGGAAAATGGCGTAGCCATTGAAAAAGAGATTGCGGGCTTAATGCTTTCGGCGATTATTTCTGATTCGCTATTATTCAAATCACCAACATGCACACAAGAAGATATTGATGCGGCAAAAGAATTAGCTGCTATTGCTGGTGTAAATGCGGAAGAATATGGTTTGGCGATGTTAAAAGCAGGAGCCGATTTAAGTGATAAAACAGCTAAAGAATTAATCACCCTTGATTCAAAAGAGTTCCCGATGGGATGTGCCAAAGTGCAAGTGGCCCAAGTGAATGCGATTGATCCGATGGATATTCTTGTTCGTCAACAAGAGTTAGAAGAAGCGATGACAGCTTATATAAACGAAAAAAGTTTAGATTTATTTGTTCTCGTTGTGACAGATATTTTAAAGAGCGATTCAATTGCCCTAGCGCTTGGTGAAGCAACAGAAAATGTCGAGCAAGCTTTTAATGTAAAATTAAATAACAATTTGGCTACTTTAAAAGGCGTTGTATCACGCAAAAAGCAAATTATTCCTAATCTTACAGAAAGTTTTACTAGCAAGCAAACGATTTAA
- a CDS encoding YozE family protein, producing the protein MNKTFYQYVLKYRTTKKGDLFGQFAEEIYKDHSFPKYSSDYHEISSYLELSETALNSIIIFDQIWEMYEQDVIGI; encoded by the coding sequence TTGAACAAAACGTTTTATCAATATGTTTTAAAATATCGCACAACTAAAAAAGGAGATTTGTTCGGGCAATTTGCTGAAGAAATCTATAAAGACCATAGCTTTCCTAAATATTCTTCAGATTATCATGAAATAAGTAGCTATTTAGAATTAAGTGAAACAGCATTAAACTCTATTATTATTTTTGATCAAATCTGGGAAATGTATGAACAAGATGTTATAGGTATTTGA